TAACCTTACAATACACGTGTATCATTATCCCATAACTCACAACATCCAGCTCAATACCATCACATATCATCTCGCGATAAACTTCATTCAACCTCAACAAATTCTTCTCCACACTCCACCTTCTAGCAATATCGTATACGCCTTAACACTCGCCTTAAACCTCCTCCCTTTCCACTTATCAAAAACCTCTTGCGCTTTCGCCACATTGCTACTCTTACACAATGTATCTAACAACCTATTATAATCTTGATCATCACACACTAACCCATACTTCTCCATGCTCTCAAACGCCTCGATAGCTTCTTTAACCTTCCTACCGCGTGCATATCTCCGCGACACAAGTGCAAATGCCTCTTTACTCAATAACCCCTTTGCCTTCAACTCATCAATCAATATCCAAACCATCTTAAACTGCTTAATTTTCCCTAATGATTCGATCAAACCATGATAACTCTCTGCATTATACACGAATCCTTTCTCCTTCTCCGCCCAACGGAAGAATGATAAAGCTAATACCCCTGAATTGCTTAGCTACTTTACTACTTCATTAACTAATAAAGCACTCACATTTACTGAACACGAATTTAAAGATTCAGCAATACTTTTCTGCGAAAAATCGGGTTTTTTGAGTAGAATTTTGCAGATTTTTTCTAATTCTTGGATGATTTGTGAGTTTTGGGGGTTTGGGGTTTGGTTAGTGTAGTGAATTGATTGAAAAAAGGGGGGAAATTTGTTAATTTTTGGGATTAGGGTTATGAAAGGaagatttgatttaaaaaatttgaataagtttttaaaaaatttagagataagcatccagtttCCCGTCGAACTATGGCAAAAGTTGGTacaacacactccaacttcacacgAATTATccgaactcaattttagtgtacTCACTCTTTTGTGCTGtcatgacacctttattacataaaaatggggTCCACGTCAAAGAT
The window above is part of the Capsicum annuum cultivar UCD-10X-F1 unplaced genomic scaffold, UCD10Xv1.1 ctg34973, whole genome shotgun sequence genome. Proteins encoded here:
- the LOC124891412 gene encoding pentatricopeptide repeat-containing protein At1g71060, mitochondrial-like; the encoded protein is MVWILIDELKAKGLLSKEAFALVSRRYARGRKVKEAIEAFESMEKYGLVCDDQDYNRLLDTLCKSSNVAKAQEVFDKWKGRRFKASVKAYTILLEGGVWRRIC